The genomic window GTACTAGCTATAATGGTAATACCATATATTGTAGGTATTTCAGAAGCAGCTATAAGATCTGTTCCTGATGAATATCGACTTGCAGGTAGGGCATTAGGAGTATCAAAACCTTATACAACTATTAAGATTCTATTACCTATGGCTAAAAAGGGCATGTTAGGCTCTGTTGTTTTAGCATTTGGTCGTGCAGCTGGTGAAACCATGGCTGTTTTAATGCTAGCAGGAAATGTACTTAAATTTCCTTCATCTTGGTTTAGCATGGGAGAGCCTTTACCTGCTCTAATTGCTTTAGAACTAGGGAGTAGCGCACCGGGCACTATGCACTATCAAGCATTGTTTGCAGCAGGCTTAGTTTTAATAACATTTGTTACTTTAGTAAATATACTTATTAATCGTATGATTAAAAATAATATGAGTCAGGTGAATAACTCTTGAGAGTAAGAAAAAGTTTAGACCGATTATTAATATTAGCATTCTGGGCATCAGGTTTACTATTACTTGCTGTTTTAGCAGGTATGCTTGCCTATCTATTTATTAGAGGTGGCTCTAGCTTAACCCTAGACTTTATTAGAATGACTCCTGCTGGTTCACCTGTGGGGTCAGAAGGCGGAGTATACCCAGCTATAATGGGAACTATATATTTAGTTATTATTGCTCTAATTACATCATCTATTCCCGGAATTATAACCGCAATATATTTAACTGAGTATAGTAAACCTTCTCGCCTACGTGATAATATTGAAATATTAATTCAATCTATGGCAGGGGTCCCCTCAATTATAATAGGTCTTTTTGTATATGCTCTATTTGTTGTACAAATGGGTTGGGGAATGTCTTTGTTTGCTGGTGGTATTGCATTAGGAATAATGATAATTCCAGTTATAGTAGTAAGCACCCGTGATGCTCTGTTAGCTGTAAATATTGAATATCGTTTGGTAGGTTTGGCAATGGGGGTTTCATCTGCATATCTACTATTTCGAATTATAATTCCTCAAGCATGGCCGGGAATTCTAAGTGGAATTTTATTAGCAATGGGGTATGCCGCTGGTGCAACAGCTCCCATTATGGTAACAGCAGCTGCTGTTTCTGCCCCAGTTCCAGGTAGCTTATTTGAACCAGTAATGGCTCTGCCATATCATTTATATATATTATTTAGTGAAAGTATATCTATGGATAATGCTTTTGCAACTGCTTTACTATTAGTTATTATTCTGTTAATTATTAATGCTTTAGCAATGTTTTTAAACTCCTACCAAAGAAAGCTGAGGGAATAAAAAGTGAAAGCTATCGAAATTAAAGATTGGAACAGCTGGTATGGACATCACCATGTATTAAAAGATGTCTGCCTTGAGTTTGACAATAATGCCATTACTGCTATTGTTGGTCCATCTGGTTGTGGGAAAACAACTCTTTTAAGAAGCCTAAACCGAACAGCCGAGATTGGAACTACCTTTAAATGCAAAGGAGAAATATTAGTTGCGGGAGAAAATATTTATAGTTCAACTAATGTTGAAAAAGTACGCAGAAAAATTGGATTGGTTTATCAAACTCCCATAGCTTTACCTTTATCAATTAAAGAAAATGTCCTATTTGGTCCGCGTTATTATGAAGAAAGAAATAAAAAGAAGCTAAACGAAATATTAGAATCCTGTTTAATACAAGCAGCATTATGGGATGAAGTAAAAGACAATCTTAATAAGCCAGCTTCCCATTTATCTGGAGGCCAGAAGCAACGCTTATCTATTGCACGTGCTTTAGCTGTAAATCCTAAAGTTTTGTTATTAGATGAACCTTGTTCTAGTCTAGACCCTAATTCAACCCATCTGATAGAACAACTAATTATTGAGCTTTCTAATAATCTTCCCATAGTTATTGTAACTCATAATTTATTTCAGGCCCGTAGGGTAGCAAATGAAACTGTTTTTATGCTTGATGGAAAGATAGTTGAAAAAAATAAAACTGAAGCGATGTTTACTAGCCCACATGAGGCTGAAACCAAAAAATTCTTTTCTGGTTTAGTAGGATAGTAATTTTAAATAGTAATTGGCTGAGCAAACATGTTTGCTCAGCCTTAAGTTTGTTATAGTTACTTTTTGCAGCAGAATCATATTTAAATTTTTATATTCTACTCATTTCGCCCACAGCATTTTTTATATTTCTTACCACTTTCACAAGGGCAGGGGTCATTGCGGCCTATTTTAGGACCTTTTTTAACTGGTTTATTTTCGGTAGCACCTTCACCTTGGTTTTCAAATGTTTTGCGCTCTTGTTGTTGTTCTACTACTTTAACTCTGAGGATAAAGCGTACTACATCCTCTTTTAAACTGTAAATCATATCTTGAAATGCTTCAAATGCTTCATATTTATATTCAACTAATGGATCTCTTTGAGCATAGGCTCTTAGCGAAATACCTCCACGCAATTGGTCCATCGCATCAATATGATCCATCCATTTATTATCTATCATTCTTAGCATTATAGCTTTTTCTATTTCTTTCATGGCTTCTTGCCCGAGTTCTTCCTCGCGCGCTTCATATAAAGCATAGGTTTTTTCCTTCAAAAGGTTCTTTACTTCTGTTTGATTCAATCCCAAAATATCTTCTTTAGTAAAGTCAACAACAGGAAGAACATGCTGCTCTACATAAGTAAGAAGTCCGTCTAAGTCCCACTCATCAGCATATCTTTCCTCCCCAGCAAAATTATCAACCACTTGGTTAATAACGTCCTCTATCATTTCTTTTATAGTATCCTTTAAATCATCACCATAAAGCACCTTATTGCGCTCGCCATAAATTACTTCACGCTGTTGATTTATAACATCATCATACTCTAAAACCATCTTACGAATACTAAAGTTGCGACTCTCAACTTTTTTCTGGGCATTTTCTATGGCTCTTGAAATCATATTGTTTTCAATTGGCATATCATCATCCATACCTAGTTTATCCATTACACCTTCTATATTAGATGAGCCAAACAAACGCATTAAATCATCTTCTAATGATACATAAAATCGTGATTCCCCTGGATCTCCCTGACGACCAGAACGTCCTCTAAGCTGGTTATCTATACGTCTAGATTCATGTCTTTCAGTTCCTAGTACATATAGTCCACCTAATTCTTCTACTCCTTCACCTAAAACAATATCTGTACCTCTACCAGCCATGTTAGTAGCAATGGTTACTGCCTTAGGCTGTCCAGCATCAGCTATTATCTGTGCTTCTTTTTCATGATGCTTAGCATTTAGCACCTCATGCTTAATACCTTTTTTAGTTAACATCTGACTTAATAATTCCGAGTTCTCTATAGATATAGTACCAACAAGAACTGGTTGACCTTTTTTAGATCTTTCTTCTATATCCTCTATTACTGCATTAAATTTACCCTTTACAGATCTATAAATATAGTCAGACTTATCCTTCCTAACCATAGGCCTATGGGTTGGTATTGCTAAAACTGTCATACTGTAAATATTAGTGAACTCTTCTTCCTCAGTTTTGGCTGTACCAGTCATGCCGGATAGTTTATCATACATTCTAAAAAAATTCTGGAAGGTAATAGTAGCTAGGGTTTGGGATTCTTTTTCAATTTTAACCCCTTCTTTAGCCTCAATAGCCTGGTGCAAACCATCACTATATCTTCTACCAAACATAAGGCGACCTGTAAACTCATCTACTATTACAATCTGCTCTTCTTTAACCACATAATCTCGGTCTTTTCTCATTAAAAAGTGAGCCTTTAACCCTTGGTTTATGTGGTGGGCTAACTCCATATTTTCCGATAAATTTTCTACATCAAAAAATTCTTCCGCCTTTTTTACCCCTTCTTCAGTAAGTGTTACCACATTAGTTTTTTCATCCATTATAAAATCTTCTTCCATTTCTAATCGGGGCATAAATTTGGCTATTTGATAATAAAGAGTTGTAGGTTTATCTCCTTCACCAGATATAATTAAAGGTGTTCTAGCTTCATCTATTAAGATAGAATCAACCTCATCTATAATGGCATAATTCAGATTTCTCTGAACCCTATTCTCAGGATTTATGACCATATTATCACGCAGATAATCAAAACCTAGTTCATTATTAGTAGCATAGGTAATATCACAATTATAAATTTCTCTTCTAGTAGTGTTATCAAGCCCATGCACTAATGCTCCAACAGTTAGTCCACAAAACTCATACACTGGACGCATCCAGTCCGCGTCCCTTTGAGCTAAATAATCATTAACAGTTACTATGTGAACCCCTTCGCCTGTTAGTGCATTAAGGTATGCTGGTAGTGTAGCAACTAAGGTTTTACCTTCACCGGTTTTCATTTCAGCAATCCTACCACTATTAAGCACCATTCCCCCTATTAGCTGTACATCAAAATGGCGCATTTCAAGAGTTCTTTTAGATGCTTCCCTTACTATTGCAAAAGCCTCTGGTAAAATGTCATCTAGGTTTTCACCTTCATCTATCCTTTGGCGAAACTCTTCCGTTTTTTTAGGAAAGTCTTCATCCTTTAAAGACTCAAACTTAGATTCAAGAGCATTTATTTCATCTACCCTTTTCCTAAGTCTATTAACTTGTTTTTCATTATCATCTAATAAATTTTGCAAAAAATTTCTTATCATATTTCTTTTTGACATAGCCTAACCTCTCTCCAAAAAAAGAGGAACCTATAGGCCCCTCTAGTTTTTTCTACTTTTTTTATTTTATCATTTTTTGTAAGAAGTGTTCAACTAATCAAAATTTGGTTCAATTAAACCATAATTACCGTCAACTCTTTTATATACAACATTTACCTCTTCTGTTTCGGCATTGAAAAATACAAAGAAACTATGTCCTAATAGGTTCATCTGCATTATAGCTTCCTCTTCATCCATTGGTTTCATGGCAAATCGCTTGGTTCTTACAACTTTAAACTTTTCTGTTTTGTCTTCTTTGTTTAACTCTTTTTGAATTTCTTCTTGGATTCCTTGTTTAAGCCCTACTCCTCGATGTCTTTTGTAAAGCTTCGTCTTGTGTTTTTCAATTTGTTTTTCGAGCTTATCAATAACCTTATCTATAGAAGAATACATATCATCTGTGGCTTCTTCTCCACGAAGAATTACACCATTAAGAGGGATAGTTACTTCCACCTTATGTCCTTCCCCTTCTACCGATAGAGCTACCTGCGCCTCCTTTACATCATCAATATATCTTTCTAATTTGGAAAGCCTTTTAGTGGTATAGTCCTTCAAAGCGTCTGTGAGGTCAATATTCTTTCCTCTGATATCTAATTTCATATAACCACTCCTTTCCGATATTATTTATTATATTCTACTTTATATATTTTAAATCCTTCTACCCAAAAAGTAGTTAATTTATAATTTATCAAATTGTAATTATATTATACAAAATTTAGTAATGATTCCACTGCAAAAAGCTAAACTTAGAGTATGGAATCAGCTGAGCAAACATGTTTATCACGCCACTCATCGGTCTTTACCTTCATTTTAGCTTAGCACTTATTATCTAAAATGATTTTTTATTTATACTTAGCCGTGATCTGTGCACCACGCCTTGCTACTTAAGGACTTAGATAAACATGTTTGCTCAGCCTTAAGTTTGTTGTAGTTACTTTTTGCAGCAGAATCAGTAATAACTTTTCACCAAAAAAATAAAACCGGGCTTAAAAAGCCCGGTATATATATTCCTTATAACCTAATACGATGCTTGTCTTTGCTGTTGGAAACAGTCCAAACAGAAAACAGGTCTACCTTCTACAGGTCTAAAAGGAACTTGGGTTTCGGCTCCACACTCAGCACAAACTGCATCATGCATTTCACGAGGAGCTCTGTTGCCGCCACCACCGCGGTTGTTACGGCGATTGGATCTGCAATCCTTACAACGCTTAGGTTCATTTTCGAAACCTTTTTCATGATAAAATTCTTGTTCACCTTCAGTAAAAGTAAACTCTTCTCCACAGTCTTGGCAAATTAATGTTTTGTCTTCGAACATCTAAAAAAATCCCTCACTTTAGTAGTTTTTTTGCCGGTACTTACCGGCACTCTAAGTTTATTATATACCCTTAAATGAAAAATAGCAAGGAACAACCAAAATTATCCCTGCTTTTCTTAATTTCACTACGAAAAGGTGAAACTTATTAGTTCTTTTCTTTATTTTGATTCATTGATTTATTATAGGCACTTTTTGCCTGTTTATTACTAGCTTTGGGGGCATTTGATGCACCTGTACCTAAACCACTTCTAATAAATTTTTCATTTTCCTTATCAACAATACTTATCTCTCTTAAAATATCTCCAGTTTGCGCTATAATATTTTTTAATTCTTCATACTGATTACTATCTAGCTTTTCATGTAACTGACTAAGAATAAAGCTTGACATGTTAAGCTCATCAACTATTTCATCCTGTAAAATTTTATTATGCTGATTTAAAACAATAATCTCATCTAGACATTCAGTACGCTTTAGCAATAATGCTTCTACTTCCTTAACATCCGTAGCTTCTGTTTGTTCAAGCTGCATTTTAGCATAATAAAGCATCTTAGCATATAAGTTTTGCTGATTTCTAAAGTTTTCTATACACTTGTTAACCATATCTTTTATTTGTTGATTACTTTTTGCACCCAAACCATTCATTCCTTAAATTTATTTTTTTTGATCAAAAAACCATCCATCTGTTGAGAGATTTTCATAAGTATAAGCTTTATGTGCTTTTTTGTTTTCTCTCACATTTGTAAGTTTGTCTTTTAATTTTAAGAATATTTCCTGCATCAGTGCATTAGCCTTTTCATCTACAACCTTTATATCCATCATAATATCTTTTATAGCATTATTATTAGCTATTATTTCATCATATAAATC from Candidatus Syntrophocurvum alkaliphilum includes these protein-coding regions:
- the pstA gene encoding phosphate ABC transporter permease PstA, yielding MRVRKSLDRLLILAFWASGLLLLAVLAGMLAYLFIRGGSSLTLDFIRMTPAGSPVGSEGGVYPAIMGTIYLVIIALITSSIPGIITAIYLTEYSKPSRLRDNIEILIQSMAGVPSIIIGLFVYALFVVQMGWGMSLFAGGIALGIMIIPVIVVSTRDALLAVNIEYRLVGLAMGVSSAYLLFRIIIPQAWPGILSGILLAMGYAAGATAPIMVTAAAVSAPVPGSLFEPVMALPYHLYILFSESISMDNAFATALLLVIILLIINALAMFLNSYQRKLRE
- a CDS encoding phosphate ABC transporter ATP-binding protein; protein product: MKAIEIKDWNSWYGHHHVLKDVCLEFDNNAITAIVGPSGCGKTTLLRSLNRTAEIGTTFKCKGEILVAGENIYSSTNVEKVRRKIGLVYQTPIALPLSIKENVLFGPRYYEERNKKKLNEILESCLIQAALWDEVKDNLNKPASHLSGGQKQRLSIARALAVNPKVLLLDEPCSSLDPNSTHLIEQLIIELSNNLPIVIVTHNLFQARRVANETVFMLDGKIVEKNKTEAMFTSPHEAETKKFFSGLVG
- the secA gene encoding preprotein translocase subunit SecA; the encoded protein is MSKRNMIRNFLQNLLDDNEKQVNRLRKRVDEINALESKFESLKDEDFPKKTEEFRQRIDEGENLDDILPEAFAIVREASKRTLEMRHFDVQLIGGMVLNSGRIAEMKTGEGKTLVATLPAYLNALTGEGVHIVTVNDYLAQRDADWMRPVYEFCGLTVGALVHGLDNTTRREIYNCDITYATNNELGFDYLRDNMVINPENRVQRNLNYAIIDEVDSILIDEARTPLIISGEGDKPTTLYYQIAKFMPRLEMEEDFIMDEKTNVVTLTEEGVKKAEEFFDVENLSENMELAHHINQGLKAHFLMRKDRDYVVKEEQIVIVDEFTGRLMFGRRYSDGLHQAIEAKEGVKIEKESQTLATITFQNFFRMYDKLSGMTGTAKTEEEEFTNIYSMTVLAIPTHRPMVRKDKSDYIYRSVKGKFNAVIEDIEERSKKGQPVLVGTISIENSELLSQMLTKKGIKHEVLNAKHHEKEAQIIADAGQPKAVTIATNMAGRGTDIVLGEGVEELGGLYVLGTERHESRRIDNQLRGRSGRQGDPGESRFYVSLEDDLMRLFGSSNIEGVMDKLGMDDDMPIENNMISRAIENAQKKVESRNFSIRKMVLEYDDVINQQREVIYGERNKVLYGDDLKDTIKEMIEDVINQVVDNFAGEERYADEWDLDGLLTYVEQHVLPVVDFTKEDILGLNQTEVKNLLKEKTYALYEAREEELGQEAMKEIEKAIMLRMIDNKWMDHIDAMDQLRGGISLRAYAQRDPLVEYKYEAFEAFQDMIYSLKEDVVRFILRVKVVEQQQERKTFENQGEGATENKPVKKGPKIGRNDPCPCESGKKYKKCCGRNE
- the hpf gene encoding ribosome hibernation-promoting factor, HPF/YfiA family gives rise to the protein MKLDIRGKNIDLTDALKDYTTKRLSKLERYIDDVKEAQVALSVEGEGHKVEVTIPLNGVILRGEEATDDMYSSIDKVIDKLEKQIEKHKTKLYKRHRGVGLKQGIQEEIQKELNKEDKTEKFKVVRTKRFAMKPMDEEEAIMQMNLLGHSFFVFFNAETEEVNVVYKRVDGNYGLIEPNFD
- a CDS encoding zinc-ribbon domain containing protein → MFEDKTLICQDCGEEFTFTEGEQEFYHEKGFENEPKRCKDCRSNRRNNRGGGGNRAPREMHDAVCAECGAETQVPFRPVEGRPVFCLDCFQQQRQASY